AAAGAAGTAAGGagcattttttctttaacatttcTTATTGAACATTCATCTTGttacacaagaattcaaaaaattatgacaACATAAATTCGTCCCAATGAGACTTTCAACTTACCCCGCCTGTTTGTGACTTTTCGGATTCGATAAGTTTACCCTCGTCTTTACCAACTGCCAAATCTGACATTTTTGAAGCCACAGACACAACAGATTCTTGACGGCTAAATTGGCGTTTTCGTAAACTTCCTATTCTATCATTCTTAAGTGATCTAATTGATTTACGAATGCTGCTTCTGTCGCTTCCAAATGATTTTATTGAGCTAAATCAATTTAtacttatttagttttgttcatAATTTGGAATTTTCTAACACTTACCCTGTTTCAGTAATGCTTTCCGATCTAGCTCGACTAATAGCTCGTACAAATTTGCCTCGTAATTCTTCCGATTGAATTGTATTCTCGAGTTGTTCAGCAATTTCATCCAATTCTTCTATTTCATCAGTGTTTTCAGTAAGATGCTGGATAAGGAAATCAGAGAAAGCTCCTTTTTGATTGAGCAGATCTGAGTATGTTCCATCTTCGCTAATTTCACCGCCTTTCATAACATAAATATTATCCACCTTGGGTAGATAAGTAATTCCGTGTGTAACTAAAACTCGAGTTTTATTCGCAAGCAGACCAGTTGGTCCGAtgactttttcgaaaatatgttttccaaCATGTGAATCGACAGCACTCAAAGGATCATCCAACAAATACAAATCCGAATCACTGTAAACAGCTCTTGCAAGAGATACTCTCTGCTTCTGTCCACCTGACAAGTTGATTCCCTTCTCACCAATCTCTGTCATATCACCAGCAGCCAACATTTGGAAGTCCGATCGTAATGCACACGCATCAATAACTTTCTGATACCGTTTACGATCGTATGGTTTACCAAAGACAATATTATCTCGAAGAGTGGCATTTTGCATCCAAGCTTGCTGAGGTACATAAGCTATTGATCCAACAGTGTTGACTCTGCCTCTTAATTTGTCCATTTCACCAAGGAAAGCTGAAATAATGGAACTCTTTCCAGATCCTACAGTTCCAACTATGGCGACAAGtgtatttgtttcaattttcatatTGATGTCCTTTAAAATGACATCATCACCCCAAGAAAAGGAACCGTTTTCAATTAACATCGGagctaaattttattaaaaaccataaacatttttgaattccaaaaaaaaaaaacttttcaaaaaacatacctTTTTCTGATTTATCATGTCCCACACACTTCGGGTCAAGTTCTTCGCTGtttaagaatttgtttataCGTGTTATCGAAACTTGAGTCTGTAATAAGAAAGATAATTGATTTGAAAAGTTTACAACAATGATGAGGTCGGTTAGGGGTCCTTCAAAAGCTTCTTAAACTCACCTGAACTAAATTTGATATCAACATAGGCAACATAGCCAAGGGGAATCGCAATAAATTGAATAACGATAATGACACAAATGCAGTTGAAGCATCCAACACGTTCTTTTCATCGATCAAAACATAAGTTGCAAATGTAACTAAAGAAACCTGTGagcaaaatttattaaagttcaACATTGTTACCATCTTTCTTTATAGAAAATCATCTTACCAAAAATGGTGCACATGACCAAATGAAAGATGTTCCAGCATTCAAATAGGCTGCAGACTtgagtttttcaatttctttaccACGGATTCCTAAAATCTGTTGTTCAAAACTTGGTTCCCAGGCGTAAagtttcaaaaccttaattccTGCCAGAATTTCATTCATCAATTTAACACGTTCATCTTTGTACTTCATCTGTTTCACTTGTAGCTTCTTAGCACGACTAGCGACGACCAAATTGATTGGAATCAAAATGATCATCACAATAAATCCTGACAAAACTGCTATTCCCAGCAATTCCCACAAGAAGTACAAAGCTAGAATGATCTGAAGTGGAGCTGACCAAATCATGCTCACATAGGTTACCAATTCGAGGAAACGTTGTGCGTCAACAgacatcaaattgacaatttcacCAACTGTTGATTCTTTTTTAGCGGAATTCGATATGACAAGTGCCTTACGATAGATCGAATTGACCAGAGCCGTTCGTGTGCGTAGACCAacgatatacattttttggaagTACTGAGCCGAGAAGAAAGTTTGGATAGCTGCACAAAGGAACAGCAATATGGCATACAAAATGCCCCGCCATTCTGGTTCTGATTCTTTAGTATCATCGGCCTTAGTTTCGACGTATGCAATTATCAAGGCCAGAACTTTTGGAGAAGCAAACGACAAAAGATCTGACACCAATTTGAATACTgacccaaaaagaaaaactccacCGAATGATTTATAAATCGGTGGCATTATCGAAGCAAGTGTTTCCTTGTTTGCACCATTGGGATTTTCAAACACCACATTTCCAATTGTAGATTGACCTTTAGAATCGCGATCTTCAACACGGTAGTTCTTGCGAACATTGCTGTTCCAATTCTTAGCGAAAATTGGCATAACCTCCTTTGAGCTTTCCTGTGGACGAAGTTCCCAAAGGTCTTTGTGTTCGAGAGGCTTCCGATAACCCAACCAGGCCATTTTGTCAAACCATGAAAATGTCATCCGAGATAAGAAACTTGCTGATACTTCAGGAATTTCTTTCGGTGTCCTATTGTATTTAGTTTCTCTGGGCATATTATCAGCAAAACAgttcaagaacaatattaaaactgatATTCCAAAGAAGATCATAAAGCTAATGAATTTGTAATCAGCCCATGACATTTGAGCATCTGAGAAAATTTCAGAATGATCATGACGATCGGTATAGTCACGTATTTCAGTTCGAAATTGAGGAATTGCCAACAGAACCAAAAggaaccaaaacaagaataaagTTCCTGAAGATTGAACACCAAATCGACGATTTAGAAATACGAACATTATTGCAACTGCctattggtaaaaaaaacgaaagaaatgtATTAGAAATTGCAAAACTTGATAGAAGCTAATACTTACAAATGTGAAGAATTTAATAACTGGTCCCCAAACATCAATTGGATAGATTAAATTATCTTCAGAACCTTTTAAAATTAGAGCTTTGACAAAGTCCCAAACGCATAAGACATGCAAAGCAACATGTAAAACTATTTTCgatatattcttgaaattccaAGGAATATCTTTATCCAAACTCGCACGCAGGTAATACAATTCTAGAAACATAAAAATCCAAAGAAATCCGCAGGGAATCCATACTAAGACGGTCTGTTCGAAGCAGGGTGTAAAATCTGGGTCGTTAGTGTTCCAGAGGGTCGTCAAATTCTGTTATATAAATGATTACACGTTAGTTTTTTTcgcattatatttttaaaatagttaaaataattacCCAAAATTCAGAACCACAGAACTTTTCCATAGCACCAACATCGTTTGCCATTTTGGCAGGTTTATTTAACAGGGCTTATAAATAAGAGTAAGTGttctcaattttcaattttcaatctGTAAAAGGTTAAATAGtgttgaaatttaaacaaacaatgttatcaaaataatatgaatagtttattaatatttattaatgctCTCAACGCTTAGTCCTTTATtgtcatttttaattcttatttacCTAATGTTAATTATAAAgcaatcgaaaaaaaattaacttaatacaaaataaacgacaaaaaagaaaaacgattaaagaaatcttttcaaaattatcacattgattaaattaattcaaatttctagatttaaaaaaagaaatacgcaaataaaaaatgaaacgaaaacaaaacaattattcaaaattagAAGATGTTAAACACTGATAATTACATATGTTGA
This window of the Eupeodes corollae chromosome 3, idEupCoro1.1, whole genome shotgun sequence genome carries:
- the LOC129952159 gene encoding multidrug resistance-associated protein 1-like → MANDVGAMEKFCGSEFWNLTTLWNTNDPDFTPCFEQTVLVWIPCGFLWIFMFLELYYLRASLDKDIPWNFKNISKIVLHVALHVLCVWDFVKALILKGSEDNLIYPIDVWGPVIKFFTFAVAIMFVFLNRRFGVQSSGTLFLFWFLLVLLAIPQFRTEIRDYTDRHDHSEIFSDAQMSWADYKFISFMIFFGISVLILFLNCFADNMPRETKYNRTPKEIPEVSASFLSRMTFSWFDKMAWLGYRKPLEHKDLWELRPQESSKEVMPIFAKNWNSNVRKNYRVEDRDSKGQSTIGNVVFENPNGANKETLASIMPPIYKSFGGVFLFGSVFKLVSDLLSFASPKVLALIIAYVETKADDTKESEPEWRGILYAILLFLCAAIQTFFSAQYFQKMYIVGLRTRTALVNSIYRKALVISNSAKKESTVGEIVNLMSVDAQRFLELVTYVSMIWSAPLQIILALYFLWELLGIAVLSGFIVMIILIPINLVVASRAKKLQVKQMKYKDERVKLMNEILAGIKVLKLYAWEPSFEQQILGIRGKEIEKLKSAAYLNAGTSFIWSCAPFLVSLVTFATYVLIDEKNVLDASTAFVSLSLFNLLRFPLAMLPMLISNLVQTQVSITRINKFLNSEELDPKCVGHDKSEKAPMLIENGSFSWGDDVILKDINMKIETNTLVAIVGTVGSGKSSIISAFLGEMDKLRGRVNTVGSIAYVPQQAWMQNATLRDNIVFGKPYDRKRYQKVIDACALRSDFQMLAAGDMTEIGEKGINLSGGQKQRVSLARAVYSDSDLYLLDDPLSAVDSHVGKHIFEKVIGPTGLLANKTRVLVTHGITYLPKVDNIYVMKGGEISEDGTYSDLLNQKGAFSDFLIQHLTENTDEIEELDEIAEQLENTIQSEELRGKFVRAISRARSESITETGSIKSFGSDRSSIRKSIRSLKNDRIGSLRKRQFSRQESVVSVASKMSDLAVGKDEGKLIESEKSQTGGVTLAVYKQYIQSIGVCLAISTILLNCCFQGLSIGSNLWLTEWSNDKRAGTDTSVRNMYLGVYGGLGFGQVAVDFTACLTLALGCIYCSKSLHEFLISNTMRFPMDYFDTTPMGRILNRFSKDVDTVDNILPMNLRMLMSQFFSMIATLTVICISTPIFIAAIIPIGLIYWFAQRFYVATSRQLMRLESVTRSPIYSHFSETVTGVTTIRAYQVGDRFIEESDNRVDLNQLCKYPSIIANRWLSVRLETIGNLVILLASLFAVLGSQTNAALVGLSVTYSLQITATLNMLVRVSSDIETNIVSVERIKEYGDVKQEAPWEIADVKTPNGWPHDGRVMFENYMVRYREGLDLVLKGVTFDITGGEKVGIVGRTGAGKSSLTLCLFRILEAAGGRILIDGVDISKLGLHTLRSRLTIIPQDPVLFSGSLRMNLDPYKRNSDSEIWTALELAHLKEFVKGMPAGLNHEINEGGENLSVGQRQLVCLARALLRKTKVLVLDEATAAVDLETDDLIQKTIRSEFKDCTVLTIAHRLNTILDSNKVIVLDKGQIVEFDSPTALLENKNSSFYSMAKDANLV